A window of the Methanomassiliicoccales archaeon genome harbors these coding sequences:
- the hmgA gene encoding hydroxymethylglutaryl-CoA reductase (NADPH), which translates to MSTGLKNRGRNKEDVEDRKKAVEEFAGVKLECISSYTIDPLLASKNIENMIGCIQMPLGFVGPLKVKGDHAKGDFLVPMATTEAALVASVNRGCSVITAANGANVIIMQDFMTRAPVFRVRDIRHMAEVTKWIDDHFSDVKKEAESTTKHGKLMEIQPFAAGRSLFLRFCYETGDAMGMNMATIATEAACKLIERETGAVLISISGNLCTDKKPSAVNFILGRGKTVHADALISADIVKSKLHTTPEAVVEASFRKNQVGSALALAYGFNAHIANILAAIFIATGQDPAQVVEGSMGMTTCEVVDGALYISLRIPSLELGTVGGGTRLPCQQEALAMMDCLGDNKAKKFAEIVAAVALAGELSTLAAEAAGELASAHKALGR; encoded by the coding sequence ATGTCAACTGGCTTGAAAAATAGGGGTAGGAACAAAGAAGATGTCGAAGATCGAAAAAAGGCTGTTGAGGAATTCGCAGGAGTGAAGCTCGAATGCATTTCATCCTATACCATTGATCCACTTCTCGCATCAAAGAATATAGAGAATATGATAGGTTGCATTCAGATGCCATTGGGTTTTGTCGGTCCTCTTAAGGTGAAAGGTGATCATGCGAAGGGCGATTTCCTCGTTCCTATGGCAACAACAGAAGCAGCACTTGTCGCCTCAGTGAACCGAGGCTGCTCCGTAATCACGGCAGCGAATGGCGCGAACGTCATCATTATGCAAGACTTCATGACGAGGGCCCCAGTTTTCAGAGTAAGGGACATTCGTCATATGGCTGAGGTTACAAAATGGATTGATGATCATTTTTCTGATGTGAAGAAAGAAGCGGAATCGACGACGAAGCACGGTAAATTGATGGAAATCCAGCCATTTGCCGCCGGTCGCTCACTTTTCCTCAGGTTTTGTTATGAAACCGGGGATGCAATGGGCATGAATATGGCAACGATTGCCACTGAGGCCGCATGTAAACTGATCGAGAGGGAGACTGGTGCCGTTCTCATCTCCATTTCAGGCAATCTCTGTACCGACAAGAAGCCGTCGGCTGTCAACTTCATCCTCGGAAGGGGAAAGACCGTGCACGCAGATGCGCTGATATCTGCTGACATTGTGAAATCGAAATTGCATACCACACCTGAAGCTGTGGTGGAAGCCTCTTTCAGAAAAAACCAAGTAGGAAGCGCATTGGCGCTTGCCTACGGCTTTAACGCTCATATTGCCAATATTCTAGCCGCAATTTTCATAGCAACAGGACAAGATCCTGCGCAAGTGGTCGAGGGGAGCATGGGAATGACGACGTGTGAGGTAGTCGATGGTGCTCTTTATATTTCGCTGAGAATCCCATCACTCGAGCTTGGGACAGTCGGAGGGGGTACAAGGCTCCCGTGCCAGCAGGAGGCGCTTGCAATGATGGACTGTCTCGGGGATAATAAAGCGAAGAAATTCGCAGAAATCGTCGCTGCGGTTGCACTTGCCGGAGAATTATCGACATTGGCTGCGGAAGCAGCTGGGGAATTGGCAAGTGCGCACAAGGCGCTGGGTAGATAA